In Sphingobium amiense, a genomic segment contains:
- a CDS encoding alpha/beta fold hydrolase: MAFRVDRRTWLTGAAAGGIAMMAGRAVAAPFVSRRIAVTVRGAGRDVLLIPGLASGPGVWSGVVDALPGCRLHIVHVRGFAGLAPEGNASGPVVQPVADEIARYIGAAGLMRPAIVGHSMGGTLAMMLGLKGLASRVMVVDMLPAGAAMVGGTASGMGFLADQLSGYLTGTAAGRRTLAQIVGRTPGAQGSDPDVIAGALRDLANIDLGPQLARLTVPLEVVYAVGDDAQMNAAIADRFRSAYGSRKGTMLKPLGPSGHMVMRDQAARFNALLRQFLAAI, from the coding sequence ATGGCTTTTCGAGTAGACAGACGGACCTGGCTGACCGGCGCGGCGGCGGGCGGCATTGCGATGATGGCGGGCCGTGCGGTCGCTGCGCCCTTCGTATCGCGCCGGATCGCGGTGACGGTGCGCGGCGCGGGGCGCGACGTGCTGCTGATCCCCGGCCTTGCGAGCGGGCCGGGGGTGTGGAGCGGCGTGGTCGACGCGCTGCCGGGCTGTCGGCTGCACATCGTCCATGTGCGGGGATTTGCGGGCCTCGCGCCGGAGGGCAATGCGAGCGGGCCGGTGGTGCAGCCGGTCGCGGACGAGATCGCCCGCTATATCGGCGCGGCGGGGCTGATGCGCCCCGCCATCGTGGGTCATTCGATGGGCGGCACGCTGGCGATGATGCTGGGGCTGAAGGGGCTGGCGTCGCGGGTCATGGTGGTGGACATGCTTCCCGCCGGAGCGGCGATGGTCGGCGGAACGGCGAGCGGCATGGGCTTTCTCGCCGATCAGCTCAGCGGGTATCTGACCGGCACGGCGGCAGGGCGGCGCACTCTCGCGCAGATCGTCGGGCGGACGCCCGGCGCGCAGGGGAGCGACCCGGACGTGATCGCCGGGGCGCTGCGCGACCTTGCCAATATCGACCTTGGCCCGCAGCTTGCCCGCCTCACCGTTCCGCTGGAGGTCGTCTATGCCGTGGGCGACGACGCGCAGATGAACGCCGCCATCGCCGACCGCTTTCGCAGCGCCTACGGGAGTAGGAAAGGGACGATGCTGAAACCGCTGGGGCCGAGCGGCCATATGGTGATGCGGGATCAGGCGGCGCGGTTCAATGCGCTGCTCCGGCAGTTTCTGGCGGCGATTTGA
- the nadB gene encoding L-aspartate oxidase, whose translation MTTTLHDVVIIGSGAAGLTAAINLAQDRRVLVLAKGALDSGSTNWAQGGIAAVLDGGDSFEAHVHDTMVAGAGLNDRATVEFVVSEAPAAIERLAALGVPFNGGEEFGERWHLTREGGHSHRRIVHVDDATGHAVQVALLKAARANPNITLMEDMVAIDLITSRHGERYSGDGHVWGVYAVNRKTKRVDTLLGRATILCTGGAGRTYLFSTAPRGATGDGIAMAWRAGCRVSNMEMNQFHPTCLYNLEVKNFLITEAVRGEGGHLKIPGTGERFMPRFDEREELAPRDVVARAIDHEIKRLGLDYVHLDISHKDPEFVKHHFPTIYARLLDLDIDITKEPIPVVPAQHYTCGGVVIDLDGRTDLPGLYAAGEVSESGLHGANRLASNSLLECFVFGEAAARHIRANWDALPPPPPIRPWDESRVTNSDEEVIVQHNWKEIRRFMWDYVGIVRTTKRLERAQHRIDLLAKEVDDYYGNFRVTPDLIELRNLLEVARLVVRSALHRKESRGLHYTLDYPETLAQAVDTVLAP comes from the coding sequence ATGACCACCACCCTTCACGATGTCGTCATCATCGGTTCCGGCGCCGCCGGTCTCACCGCCGCGATCAATCTGGCGCAGGACCGCAGGGTGCTGGTGCTGGCGAAGGGCGCGCTCGACAGCGGGTCGACCAACTGGGCGCAGGGCGGCATCGCCGCAGTGCTCGACGGCGGCGACAGTTTCGAGGCGCATGTCCATGACACGATGGTCGCGGGAGCGGGCCTCAACGATCGCGCCACGGTCGAGTTCGTCGTCTCCGAAGCGCCCGCCGCCATCGAGCGGCTCGCCGCACTCGGCGTGCCGTTCAACGGGGGCGAGGAGTTTGGCGAACGCTGGCACCTGACGCGGGAGGGCGGGCACAGCCACCGCCGCATCGTCCATGTCGACGACGCCACCGGCCACGCCGTGCAGGTCGCGCTGCTGAAAGCCGCCCGCGCCAATCCCAACATCACGCTGATGGAGGATATGGTCGCCATCGACCTCATCACCTCCCGCCATGGCGAACGCTATTCGGGCGATGGCCATGTCTGGGGCGTCTACGCCGTCAACCGCAAGACGAAGCGGGTCGATACGCTGCTGGGCCGCGCGACGATCCTGTGCACCGGCGGCGCGGGGCGCACCTACCTCTTCTCCACCGCCCCGCGCGGCGCGACCGGCGATGGCATCGCGATGGCGTGGCGCGCGGGCTGCCGCGTCTCGAACATGGAGATGAACCAGTTCCACCCGACCTGCCTCTACAATCTGGAGGTCAAGAATTTCCTCATCACCGAAGCGGTGCGCGGCGAAGGCGGGCATCTCAAAATCCCCGGCACCGGCGAGCGCTTCATGCCCCGCTTCGACGAACGCGAGGAACTCGCCCCCCGCGACGTGGTGGCCCGCGCCATCGACCATGAGATCAAGCGGCTCGGCCTCGACTACGTCCATCTCGACATCAGCCACAAAGACCCCGAATTCGTGAAGCACCACTTCCCGACCATCTACGCCCGCCTCCTCGATCTCGACATCGACATCACGAAGGAGCCGATCCCGGTCGTCCCGGCGCAGCATTATACCTGCGGCGGCGTGGTCATCGACCTTGACGGCCGCACCGACCTGCCCGGCCTCTATGCCGCCGGGGAAGTCAGCGAAAGCGGCCTTCACGGCGCGAACCGGCTCGCGTCCAACTCGCTGCTCGAATGTTTCGTCTTCGGCGAAGCGGCGGCGCGGCATATCCGCGCCAACTGGGATGCGCTGCCCCCGCCGCCGCCGATCCGGCCGTGGGACGAAAGCCGTGTCACCAACAGCGACGAGGAAGTGATCGTCCAGCACAACTGGAAGGAAATCCGCCGCTTCATGTGGGACTATGTCGGCATCGTCCGCACCACCAAGCGGCTGGAGCGCGCGCAGCACCGCATCGACCTGCTGGCGAAGGAAGTGGACGATTATTACGGCAATTTCCGCGTCACGCCCGACCTCATCGAACTGCGCAACCTGCTGGAAGTCGCGCGGCTGGTGGTCCGCTCGGCGCTTCACCGCAAGGAAAGCCGGGGTCTCCACTACACGCTCGATTATCCCGAAACGCTCGCCCAAGCGGTCGATACCGTCCTGGCACCGTAA
- a CDS encoding transporter — translation MKIRSMLMGAALFALPAVAAAQEGRDLCPDRPGLGTPPCTVEPGRVVAELGLGDWTHEKDAASRTDTVEAGDLLVRFGLTDRLEAQLGWTAYGHERVKDRASGLIDRSEGVGDMFVGVKRNLRNPDGSGFSVALLPYATLPTGGSTIGAGDWGAGLLVPVSYELGKGVALEATPEVDAAVDEDRHGRHLAWGSVMGVNIDVSDAVSATVETSLMRDDDPSGHSTEALAGLSLAWQPGKAWQIDGGVNLGLNPDSPDRELYVGIVRRF, via the coding sequence ATGAAGATCCGGTCGATGCTGATGGGAGCGGCGCTGTTCGCGCTTCCGGCCGTTGCGGCAGCGCAGGAGGGACGGGACTTATGCCCCGACCGCCCCGGTCTCGGCACGCCGCCCTGCACGGTGGAGCCGGGGCGGGTGGTTGCCGAACTCGGGCTGGGCGACTGGACGCATGAGAAAGACGCGGCGAGCCGCACCGACACGGTGGAGGCGGGCGATCTGCTGGTGCGGTTCGGGCTGACCGATCGTCTCGAAGCGCAGCTTGGCTGGACGGCCTACGGGCATGAGCGGGTGAAGGACAGGGCGAGCGGCCTCATCGACCGCAGCGAGGGCGTGGGCGATATGTTCGTCGGCGTGAAGCGCAATCTGCGCAATCCGGACGGGTCGGGCTTTTCCGTCGCGCTGCTGCCCTATGCCACGCTGCCGACCGGCGGATCGACCATCGGGGCGGGGGACTGGGGAGCCGGATTGCTGGTGCCGGTGAGCTATGAACTGGGCAAGGGCGTCGCGCTGGAGGCGACGCCTGAAGTGGATGCGGCGGTGGACGAGGACCGGCACGGGCGCCATCTGGCGTGGGGCAGCGTGATGGGCGTGAACATCGACGTGAGCGATGCGGTTTCCGCTACGGTCGAAACGTCGCTGATGCGCGACGACGATCCATCGGGGCACAGCACGGAGGCGCTGGCCGGGCTGTCGCTGGCGTGGCAGCCGGGGAAGGCGTGGCAGATCGACGGCGGCGTCAATCTGGGCCTCAACCCCGACAGCCCAGATCGGGAGCTATATGTCGGTATCGTGCGCCGCTTCTAG
- a CDS encoding serine hydrolase, with the protein MTSNNNRGGSARFVLLIAALSACVSAPQGRQAEAAAAVPQKPQPKTNTWPIKPVANPPEPYQDIDQNEAPPPALVDVVRNLGQSFNGKVGIAVRRIGADWTVAWNGNALFPQQSVSKLWVAMTFLDAVDRGKLRITDTATITRNDLTLFHQPSAMMLKDGMWTTSYSDLLHRAMTQSDNTANDTLLRAVGGPEAVRGYLARKTIRDIRFGPGERLLQSATAGLDWRQDYSVGRNFYAARAKLPMAARVKALDRYLANPPDGAAPSSIVQALARLKQNRMLSPASSRLLMSIMSEAKTGPRRIKGGVPPGWTYLHKTGTGQDLPPRSTGYNDIGIMTAPDGTSYAVAVMIGSTTRPIPERMELMQAVSRAVAANHEKR; encoded by the coding sequence ATGACATCGAATAATAATCGGGGCGGGTCCGCGCGCTTCGTCCTGCTGATCGCAGCGCTGTCGGCCTGCGTGAGCGCGCCGCAGGGAAGGCAGGCGGAAGCTGCCGCCGCCGTGCCGCAAAAGCCGCAGCCCAAGACGAACACATGGCCGATCAAGCCGGTCGCCAACCCGCCCGAACCCTATCAGGACATCGACCAGAACGAAGCGCCGCCGCCCGCGCTCGTCGATGTCGTCCGCAATCTGGGCCAGAGTTTCAATGGCAAGGTCGGGATCGCCGTGCGCCGCATTGGCGCGGACTGGACCGTCGCGTGGAACGGCAACGCCCTCTTCCCGCAGCAGAGCGTGTCGAAACTCTGGGTCGCGATGACTTTCCTCGACGCGGTGGATCGCGGCAAGCTGCGCATTACCGATACCGCGACGATCACCCGCAACGACCTCACCCTTTTTCATCAGCCCAGCGCCATGATGCTCAAGGACGGGATGTGGACGACCAGCTATTCCGACCTCCTCCACCGCGCCATGACGCAGAGCGACAATACCGCCAACGACACGCTGCTCCGCGCGGTCGGCGGGCCGGAAGCGGTGCGCGGCTATCTCGCCCGCAAGACGATCCGCGACATCCGCTTCGGGCCGGGCGAGCGGCTGCTGCAATCGGCGACGGCGGGTCTGGACTGGCGGCAGGATTATTCGGTCGGCCGCAATTTCTACGCCGCGCGGGCAAAGCTGCCCATGGCGGCGCGGGTGAAGGCGCTCGACCGCTATCTCGCCAATCCGCCCGACGGTGCGGCGCCCTCCTCCATCGTGCAGGCGCTGGCGCGGCTCAAGCAGAACCGGATGCTGTCGCCCGCCTCCTCGCGCCTGCTCATGTCGATCATGTCGGAAGCGAAGACCGGGCCGCGCCGGATCAAGGGCGGCGTGCCGCCGGGCTGGACCTATCTGCACAAGACCGGCACGGGGCAGGATCTCCCGCCGCGCTCGACCGGCTATAACGACATCGGCATCATGACCGCGCCCGATGGCACCAGCTATGCCGTCGCGGTGATGATCGGCTCCACCACCCGCCCGATCCCCGAGCGCATGGAACTGATGCAGGCTGTGTCGCGCGCCGTCGCCGCCAACCATGAAAAGCGCTGA
- a CDS encoding ABC transporter ATP-binding protein produces MTDTPQAAIEIRNLTKVYKGGKRALDGINLSIPRGQIYGLLGPNGAGKSTTINILAGLVNKTEGDVSIWGFDIDAHPRNAKNSIGIVPQEIVFDPFFTPFETLENQAGYYGVPKDRRRSMELLRAVHLEDKANAYARTLSGGMKRRLLVAKAMVHSPPILVLDEPTAGVDVQLRQQLWAYVRELNARGVTIVLTTHYLEEAEELCDRIGIINHGRLITDKPTRELIAMAQEKVVQVTVDRDIAAAPDAPCFEKVDLIDERTLTITYMKDRANAGQVLSAVQASGLSIVDVVTRDPDLEDVFLNLTADA; encoded by the coding sequence ATGACCGACACGCCCCAAGCCGCCATCGAAATCCGCAACCTGACCAAGGTCTACAAGGGCGGCAAGCGCGCGCTCGACGGCATCAACCTGTCGATCCCGCGCGGCCAGATCTACGGCCTGCTCGGCCCCAACGGCGCGGGCAAGTCGACCACGATCAACATCCTCGCGGGCCTCGTCAACAAGACGGAGGGCGATGTCAGCATCTGGGGCTTCGACATCGACGCGCATCCCCGCAATGCCAAGAATTCCATCGGCATCGTGCCGCAGGAAATCGTCTTCGATCCCTTCTTCACCCCCTTCGAAACGCTGGAAAATCAGGCGGGCTATTATGGCGTGCCCAAGGACCGCCGCCGTTCCATGGAACTGCTGCGCGCCGTCCATCTGGAGGACAAGGCCAACGCTTACGCCCGCACGCTGTCGGGCGGCATGAAGCGGCGGCTGCTGGTGGCGAAGGCGATGGTGCACTCGCCGCCGATCCTCGTGCTCGATGAACCCACGGCGGGCGTCGATGTGCAGCTCCGCCAGCAGCTCTGGGCCTATGTCCGCGAACTCAATGCCCGCGGCGTCACCATCGTGCTGACGACTCACTATCTGGAGGAAGCCGAGGAACTGTGCGACCGCATCGGCATCATCAACCATGGCCGCCTCATCACCGACAAGCCGACCCGTGAACTCATCGCCATGGCGCAGGAAAAGGTGGTGCAGGTGACCGTCGACCGCGACATCGCCGCCGCGCCTGACGCTCCCTGCTTCGAGAAGGTCGACCTCATCGACGAACGCACGCTCACCATCACCTACATGAAGGACCGCGCCAACGCCGGCCAGGTGCTGAGCGCGGTGCAGGCGAGCGGCCTCTCCATCGTCGACGTCGTCACCCGCGACCCCGATCTGGAGGATGTGTTCCTCAACCTGACCGCGGATGCGTGA